CTCTTATCAGCAGATAGATTTTCCTTGTTCCTGCAGCATCTCAGGTCCCACAGGAGGTATTGGTTGCAAGCAAGCACCTGAATATTGCCTAATGGAGTAAGCCAATCACTAATTTAGCTGGCGTGTCCATGCCCATCCACTgattatgtttttcctttttgaatgcATTTCCACTGTagcacttcttttcttctttctccacaTGAAACTGTAAGCCAAAGAACTGCTTTCATCTGTAATAagttaaaatcagaaatgacCTAACTAACAAGTAACTGATATTGGTCCTTGGAGCCCAAAGAGTAAAATCCATAGAAAATCTATTGGTTCCATTTTTTCCGGTATATCCCATGCACAACCCCATTAGAAAAATGGGGTTTATTAATCTTATCATACAGCTATAGGAGCAGTACCTCAAAGCCAGAGCCGACAGTTTGTGGTAGAGGTCTGGGCTCTCTCAGATTGCTAACCGTGGTTCTGAGTCACTGTTCAATCTGTCTTCACGTGGCCGTTGGCCAAGGCTACGGGGAGAGTGGGGGCCCCTGGCTCAGCAGTCTCATCAAATCGCAAGCGCAGGGTGTTTCTGATCACCAGCTGCTCCATGATGAAAGAAGCACAAAACCAAGGAATGGCATACTCCAGGGTGATCAGGCCCATGAAGTCAAAATCAAACTGGGAATAGTCCCACGGGCAGGCATTGAACTGGCGTAGGATGAGGCCAGTGGTGAACTCCCAGAGATATGTCCAAAGGGTGTAAATGAAACAGCGCAGCAAAATGTTACACTTGTCTTTGAGATACAGATACATCTTCTCCACGATGAGGATGGAGGTGCCATAGATGAAGAGCGCCCACACACTGGTAACACCTGGGAACTTCCAGTTAAAGTTGACCACAAATTCCCAAGCAGCCGTAAACATCACCTCACAGAAATACCCGTGAATGGCATAGAGGTACCATCGGGAGAAAGCGGTCAGAGGCTCTGCCGCAGCCATCCTTCTGCACGCACCCCAGCAGGCACTCTGAAATGAAGACAGGGAGAGGAGTCAACAAGGAATTCACAAGTCCTTATCACCCAGACTGCAACATGCACAAATTTGTAACAACCACAAAGCACAAATTCTaagaaatttgaattttaagttGTCTCACTTTCACTACAGCGAATTTAAGCCTCGAGGAACTACGTTTCAGAAGGGACCTGGACAATGTCTACTGCTCTGCCTGAGGACTGGGATGCAGCTGTTTTTCCATCTGGTAGCAAGGAGGGAGCTGAGACGTTCAAGGACTTTGCCAGGAGTGAGGCTACCAAAGAACTTCTGGATGTAGTCATCAGTAGAAAAACACAGGCACCTCAAAAGGAGCACACATCACCTTCTTGATCATTTAAAGAAGCAGCACTGCCCCAACTTTTCTGCCTCTAACATGCAATTTTCAACACAACAGAGTGTTAAAAACCTGAGTCCTTTCAGCTGTCTCCTACAACCTCCATACCCCAAAAGTTTATTGTACTGAAAGACTAAGCTTCGATAGAAGCCACAGACAggaaactggaagagaaaattttGAGGTTTAACATTTTCCCATACCGCACCTCGCATCTATGCAGCTGAACTCTTACTTCTTCTTGATAAAGATTTCATGCATCATATCTGGGATTTGGAGAATAGTTTCTTATGCTCTCAGACTGCCCAGCACCGAGTCAAAAAGGACAAGAGAGCCATTGAAATACGCTCAGATTTGGCTTCAGGACAGCAAAGCACAAAGGACGAGAATAAAAAGGAACAGCTGAGCATAGAGAGGTGGTTAGTCAtgacaaaaaggaaatgagaacaaACTCTATTTGTCTCTACAGGAAGAAACTCGGTGAAGAGGTTTTTGAAAAGATACAATTTGCTTATCGTTGAACAATTTCGACACAATTAGTTTTTACACTTTTAGTAGAACTTTACAAGGTCCTAAGCATTGCTCTCCCATGCTACCTTCACTGGCACAAGCTGCTTAGGCATAATTTTACTGAAGCCTGACAGATTTACACCTCAGTGTGAATTTGACATCTTTTGGTTTTtagaaacttttctttcaagGTGAGCTTCTCTTGACTCTTCATCAGGCACTACTTAACTTCTTTGCTCTGCACATGCCAACCCCGTGGTACAAGGTGCTAGGAAAAGGTATCTTTTGTCTGAACAGGGATTATACAGCTACAGCAGGAAGGGAGACATTTTTTATATCTGAAGAGACAGACATCAAAAGACGCAGAGGCCTCAGAAGTTACCTATTGCTAGGTAAGGCACCAAGGAAATAAAGAACTGGCATTCTCCAGGGAACAAAATGACTGTGAAGTTTTTACTAAACTGCCAACTGTTGTatgattttcctctcttcaaTAAATCTAAGTTATTCTGCTTGTGTTGCTTACTCCTTGCACTTCCCTCTACACCTTTATTACATGAAATGTATTTGAACTCTGATAGCAGCAAGCATCCACAGCATGCAGTACTGTCTGTAAGGTCTTCCTTGTAATTTCTGAGATCTCTTTACAAAGTTGGATCTTCGACAAAAGAAGTTATCCAAACGCACAGAAGGTCCTTCCCTCTCAGTCTGTCCCTTCTTCTTCCAAGCATCCTGCCACCAGTTATTTCTGTTGCCTTAGGCCTGCCCGCCAAAGCCTCACACATATACAGCCAACAAGCCTTGTCTTCTTCTACCCGTGAAATGAAGATTTCCCCCATGAAATGAAGATTTCTCTTTCCTGGATTTGTGCACCACATAATAATCACCCATTTatcctctgcttctttcttaCACTTTGCAAGGTATCTAGTTCCAACACTGGAAGCTTGTGGCTAATAACTGAACCACAAAACCAGGTCCGTGACAACCTCTGCAGTACAAATGAACCCATTACAACAATCAGATTACGATCAACAAAAAG
The genomic region above belongs to Cygnus olor isolate bCygOlo1 chromosome 5, bCygOlo1.pri.v2, whole genome shotgun sequence and contains:
- the TMEM229B gene encoding transmembrane protein 229B, whose amino-acid sequence is MAAAEPLTAFSRWYLYAIHGYFCEVMFTAAWEFVVNFNWKFPGVTSVWALFIYGTSILIVEKMYLYLKDKCNILLRCFIYTLWTYLWEFTTGLILRQFNACPWDYSQFDFDFMGLITLEYAIPWFCASFIMEQLVIRNTLRLRFDETAEPGAPTLPVALANGHVKTD